The DNA region CTCTGCGCTGGGGGCGGGTCGCACAGGTCGGTGCGTGCGCGCTTCAACTCTAGCGGAGGGGTCTGTGGGAGGCCGGGAAGCACCGTGGCCGGGTCCGATGTCCGCCCGGGGTCCCCGCCGGCGCGGTGCGATCGGCGGCGGATGCGGTGCTCCCACCTCGTACCCTGGAGGCATGCCCCGACTTCAGGCTGATGCCGACCCGAACCGCTGGGTCGCCGTGACCGGTTCCCTGATGTTCGGCGGTCGCCGGCACCGCAAGGCCGCGATCGGCATGCTGCTCGATCAGGCCACGCGTGCGCTCGGCGCGTCCGGGACGCCGGCCGACGGCGGCAGTCCGCGCCGCCGCGGTGGCTTCGCAGCGTGGGCGATGAGCCAGGCCACCCCGTTCCTGATGCGCCGCGCGGCGGGCCGCGTGCTGGTGTGGGTGTGGAAGGCGGACCCGGAACTGCTGGTGGTGATGGCTCAGGTTCAGGAGGCCACCGCACAGCTGCGCGCCGCGCGCGCCTCGCTGCCGATGGAGTACGACGACACCGAGTCGTTCCGCGGCACGTACCTCGGCATGGGCGAGAAGCTGGTGATCCCGCTGCCCCCGGATCAGCGCACGCCGCCGTTCGCGACGTACACATGGGATACCGGCACCCACTTCGTGACCGTCACCGCGGTGTGCGGCGACCGCGAGCGGTTCGGCACGGTGATCGGCGCCGTCGACGATCTGGCGCGCACCCTGCGGATCGTGGATGACCTGGCGGTCGGCGAATCCCCGGAGGTCCTGCGGATCGAGCCCTGAGCCATCCGCGCGGCCGGCACGCCGCGCTCCGCGGAGGGCGCTGCGGTTCAGCGCGGCGCCGTGCCGGCGGTGTCCCCGGAGAGCCAGCGCAGCCAGCGCGCGTCCGGGTCGACGTCCAGCACGAGCGCGCGCACGAGCAGGGTGAGCGGGATCGACAGGATCGCGCCGAGCGGGCCGATGATGAAGGTCCAGAAGATGACCGAGAAGAAGCTCAGCGTGAGGGTGAGATCCACCGCGTCGCTGACGAACTTCGGCTGCACCAGGACCTGCAGCACGACGTTGACCACGCTGTAGATCGCGATCACGACGAGCATCAGCGGCCAGCCGCCGACGACCAGGGCAAGCAGTGCGGGCGGGATCAGGCCGATGACGAAGCCGATGTTGGGGATGAAGTTGGTCACGAACGCGAGGATCGCCCACACCACCGGTGCCGGGACCCCGATCGCCCACAGCGCCAGTCCGTCGAGGACCGCGACCAGAGCCCCGAAGGTGGCGTTGACGACGTAGTAGCGGCGTACGCCGGAGTTGAAGAGCCGGATGCGATGGACCACGGGGGTCGCGGCGGTGCCGAAGGCCGCCTCGGCTCGGCTGTAGCGGGCCCCGTCGACGGCCATGAAGATCACATACGCCAGGACGAAGAACATCGCGGTGAGGATCCCTACCGCCGTTCCGCCCACGGATGTCACCGCCGACACGATGCTCGACGGCTCGAAGACGGATGCCGCGGCATCCGAGGCCTCATCGCTCAGGCCCACCGTTCCGAGCCAGTCGACGAAGCCGCCGGCCGCGTCGCGCAGCTGGTCGGTGTAGTCGCCGACGAGTCGGACGAACTGCGTGCCCGCGAAGAACAGCAGCACCCCGAGGACGGCCAGGATCAGGTAGGCCAGGCCGATCACCGCGGTCGTGGCCAGCCAGCGCGGCCAGCGGTGGCGCTCCAGCCCGTGCCGGACCGGGTGGCAGATGATCACGATGACGCCGGCCAGCACGAGCGGGCCGACCAGCTCGCGGGCGAAGAACAGGCCGGCGAGCGCGATCACCGCTGCGGCCAAGCCGAGCAGAAGCCGTAGGGAGGGCGCCATCGCGGGCGGGGGAACCCGGCCGGAATCGCTCATCGTGCGTCCGCGTTCTCGGCGGGCGGGCGTGGCAGGCGAGCGCTGATGTCGTCGATCTTGTGCGCCACATCGCGCAGCTGTCCACGGGTGGCCGGCTCGTCGGCGTCCCGGCCGATGGCCGCCCGCTCCAGCACCCAGGACGCCAGCGTCGCCGTCACCACACCCACCAGCGCGACGCCTCCGCACATCAGCAGCACCGCGATCGTGCGGCCCCACGGGGTGACCGGATAGAAGTCGCCGTAGCCGACGGTCGTGACGGTGACGAACGCCCACCAGATCGCATCGCCGAAGGTCTCGATGTTGGCGCCGGCCGCTCCGCGCTCCGCTTCGAGCTCGGCCAGGGCCGCGACCCAGATGAGCACGGCAGCCGCACCGGATCCGTAGATCGCGATGCGACTGCGCAGGGCGGTGCCCGCGGTCTGCTGCAGCATGTGGACGAGGGTGAGCGCCTTGAGCAGGCGCAGCGGCTTGAGGACCGGAAGGACGACGACCAGAAGGTCGAAGATGTGCCTGCGGAACCACGGACCGCGCGGGTGAGCCAACCCCAGCCGCACGGTGTAGTCGACGGCGAAGCTCACCCACGTCAGCAGGATGAACACGCGTGCGACCAGATAGGCGGTGCCCTGAAGGTCGGCGATCACCTGCCAGGAGTACACCACGATGAAGATCACCGAGGAGACCAGAAGCGGCCAGTAGGTCAGCTGCCGCCACCGCTCCTCGGTCATGCCCGAACTTTAGAACCGGCACCGGCGGGATGCCGGATCCCGCGCGGCGCGGCGGCGACCGCACCGCACCCCCGCGTCACTCGTGCTCTGCCAGCCAGCCCCGGGACAGCCGCTTGGGCGCCTTCAGAAGCCACGAGTCGGTGATCACCTCGCGCAGGAAGTCCCGCGTGATGATGTCCAGGCGGACCAGGACGGCCGGGTAGCCGTCGAAATGCGGGATGGTGAAGAAGACATCGGGGTACGCGCCGAGCAGCGCCTCCTTGCCCTCCAGCCCGTCCGTGCGCACCCCCACGACGGCGCCCTCCGGCCAGGACCTGCCCAGCTCCGCCAGCGCG from Microbacterium sp. zg-B185 includes:
- a CDS encoding AI-2E family transporter yields the protein MSDSGRVPPPAMAPSLRLLLGLAAAVIALAGLFFARELVGPLVLAGVIVIICHPVRHGLERHRWPRWLATTAVIGLAYLILAVLGVLLFFAGTQFVRLVGDYTDQLRDAAGGFVDWLGTVGLSDEASDAAASVFEPSSIVSAVTSVGGTAVGILTAMFFVLAYVIFMAVDGARYSRAEAAFGTAATPVVHRIRLFNSGVRRYYVVNATFGALVAVLDGLALWAIGVPAPVVWAILAFVTNFIPNIGFVIGLIPPALLALVVGGWPLMLVVIAIYSVVNVVLQVLVQPKFVSDAVDLTLTLSFFSVIFWTFIIGPLGAILSIPLTLLVRALVLDVDPDARWLRWLSGDTAGTAPR
- a CDS encoding potassium channel family protein; translated protein: MTEERWRQLTYWPLLVSSVIFIVVYSWQVIADLQGTAYLVARVFILLTWVSFAVDYTVRLGLAHPRGPWFRRHIFDLLVVVLPVLKPLRLLKALTLVHMLQQTAGTALRSRIAIYGSGAAAVLIWVAALAELEAERGAAGANIETFGDAIWWAFVTVTTVGYGDFYPVTPWGRTIAVLLMCGGVALVGVVTATLASWVLERAAIGRDADEPATRGQLRDVAHKIDDISARLPRPPAENADAR